Part of the Henckelia pumila isolate YLH828 chromosome 2, ASM3356847v2, whole genome shotgun sequence genome is shown below.
gatgtgggccactgacgtgggctttgagtgccagacctgcctgggctttgtataccactgatgtgggccactgacgtgggctttgagtgccagacctgcctgggcttttgataccactgacgtgggctttgatgTGTTGAACCATAGATTGggccttactgcgagattgcatgcccatatgtgatattattgggCCTTATAGCGAGATGgcatgcccgatgtgatataattgggccttatagCGAGATGgcatgcccgatgtgatataattgggccttatagCAAGATGgcatgcccgatgtgatataattgggccttacagcgagattgcatgcccgatgtgatataattgggccttatagCGAGATGAcatgcccgatgtgatataattgggccttacagcgagattgcatgtccgatatgatataattgggccttacagCTAGATTGTATGCCtgatataatataattcaaacaaaaatacAAGGAAATGGAAGTGCAATAGAATATTGCGTAACGCATGACttcacataaaaaatttataatgagATATCTCAAAATTTATCGCAACAAGAATAGTTTGCTAAAAAATTATACAACTTATCTTTATTTCTCGAGTGACCGAGTAGGCTTGACTAAGTTGTCACAAGGTTTCAAAATATGGTGCCCCATAGTAAGTGACATGAGTTAAGTCCAGACAAGGTTCATTAAGAGGCCGAAAAGTCCTGCAAGAGACATAACGAGAGACCACAAGTTTATTGTCAGTTTGGTAAACTTGTGAAAATGTCTCGTCTCTGAGACATTTGTCATTGTATTAAAGGGCTTGCCACATGAAGCTTGTGAAGAAATATCCAAGAACAATAACCAGATTAAATAATGATATATAATTGAAGCGAGAAAATCATGAAATTATGTGCATTAATCATTATCAAAAGAAGTGAactttgataataaaaaacatTGGTCCATAATTCGACCAACATAAAATTTCAAACGAGAAAACCTCAATTTCGCTTAACTTCATAAAGATTTACAGAATAATTTCGTTCAAATCCCAAATCAAAACgagaataataattttaatctaGAGAGTTTTATGCACCCAAGTATTTAAACTAGCTGACAAAATATAAGAAAAGCTCAGATACAAACCAAAACGTGCATCTAACTTATAGTAAACACAAAAATACGAGTCTAATCTTATTATAATATTGTACGAAAAAATTGGTGAAATCCACTTGCTGCATAAAGAATCAGATTTTAAATATGGTCTAAGAACTTTACCACCAAATATCTCGGAACAAGTGGGTATCCTAATGATATAATAGACCAAGCATTCTCATGTTTCCAGCCCATAGATGCCAAATAAGCCATGCTTAATCAAGAGAGGACTCGAATAACTCCTCTTGATAAATATCATATTTCATTCTTTCGAAGAGATCAATTCCCGTAACATATTCATGGGATGATTTTCCTTCGTAGAGTTTAAGTGAAAATTGAtgaaataatattcaaaacttCATGTATGTAAGTCATCTTTAAGCAATGGATATCGGACTTGTGATCCAAACAAATTACCTGAATATTCATGATGTATGAAATAGGCTGATTACCTATGACAAGGAATATTCCCGACATTTAACTAATTGTGCGGAATTCTCAagaaagattatatatatacgAACTTTTGAATGGCAATATATTGCAGCACCAAATTATATGAactgaaatattttttaagcaAGCAACTCTTATGAGATGATTAACAGATTCCGGCACTTCCTAATACGAGTTCATGGCAATATGGAAAGATATTATCCTATTAACCATACAATAATTAGGCAGaataaaatcaaacttatcTTCGAAAGTGGCAAGCCGATAAGTGTTGCTTCGAGACCACCCCCTTATAAAAATAACTCATGCCTTGGACATGAATTTACATCCCAATCTTTGATAGATCAGTGCGATGAGAAGGGAAAATTTCATATTGTGGGATTCTTGAAGAAGAATTAACAATCCCATCCCTCAAAAATCCAAATCGGATGCCAAAATCTCAAAAACCCAAGCTGTTTTGTTTTGAGCACGGGAACAGTGAAAGTTTTGCTTCGATTTCCGGTGACTTTCAAGCAAATCGCACGGAATACCCAAAATAAGTTTTATTGCGCGACACACGACTTTCCTCGGCAAAATATTGAAGATAGATACAACGATTGATGGGGCTCTTTGGTCTGAGATATGCGCTTATGAGTTGGCTACGCGGTGGTAGGATGGACTTGGCCCGGCGGTGGCTGTCGGCGGTGGTGCGAAGCAATTTTTAGGTGGTGGTTTGGGTGACGGCGGGTTTCGTGATGGGATTTGGCTtcggttgtttttttttttttttgtttttctcgaTATCTCCTTTCACCGTAGGataaaaaaaagttatttttttcTCTCCCTTAATTCAACCATGTAGATAATCATGGGATTATATTtcgttcccacagacggcgccaattgatgatgtcgattttttacctcgggttcgatttggtagaatggatcctccaacttctttataaaacaggtcgggtcgggcaACACTGAAatctgcacaagcaacagctaggtcagagggcgccgaaagtgttttcggcgtgacccctccgatgcctaagttagtgtcttgaaggcagagggtatgattaatgcgaaaactgagagatatgggTGCGTGAATATAAGAGTGAGGGTGAATGTATGATGAATAATGAGTAGTGAATAATGAATACTGAATAATacaaccataacaatacctgtatttatagaaaaaaatagagtaagttacctagtcgaattataacatgtcatgtactaggactcttcatccattggatCCTCTTTAAGTTTATCTCTATCTtatgaatatttgaaaagatccaaGCTTATCTAATATATATCAGAGTCCTACTTGAACTCGAAAAAGATGCATGCGGCCTATTAGGCCCAGCCCAGGTCGGCCCATAAAATACCAGCCCTGGTCATATCTGGTAGacccattataaacgggctcggattgaaatattttctcgagGTAACAGAACCGATGCTTGTTAGACAGTTTGAAGAGTTGATAGATTTTGATGTTTTGTTTGAAAGGTACTCAGTGAAAATTGGTGAGTACTTCTCAAAGGAGAGGACATCACATCATATGTTGGCCATTTCTATGACCATGCTGTGATTGAAAAGACGATATATACGTTTCTAATAAACGTGAGAGGATCAAGTACTACCTCGATCCAGTTAATTTTAGATCGTGTCTGGAGAATTGTTGTGTCATTTCAATCTTGTATTTCTTTTGGGTTTTTTCGTAACTGTTGAGAGGTCTTGGCCTTGTCTCGCTCTTGTGTCtgtgttttttttctttgtttaaaAAGAAATATGTTTCGAATAAAGTCCCATGTATTACACACATTTCATGCCATTTAGGGTCTGATCAAGGATACGTACACTAAGCCAGATTTCGATAGTGTTTGGGATAGTTTTTAAGAAGCACTTTTcagatttttcttaaaaaacattcaagaaaaatttgataaagtgcttcctagaagctctcccaaacactaacGAAGTCTGTGAATCCATCATTAACGTAGTGTTTGGGATTTCTTTGAGGAAGTACTAGGTTTGAGAGatggtttttttttgtttcaataCCCATATTCAGTTTCATAATATTTACGTTGacgttaattttttaaaactgtacaataaataataaaaaattaaaaattatttttccattAAAGTATTTTTTAACAAGACAAACAATcgtagttttaaaaaaatagtttttgaaGAGTTTTGAGATAATTTCTTAATTAAATATAGCGTGTAACCCGAACCCAAAAAATCTCAACCCTAATCCGATATTTTTATGATCAACTCAGGTCGGGTTCAATTTTGACACCCTTAAAACCgcataattaatataaaataaaaaataatatattaattagaaGTCTTTTTGAGCAAGACAAACAATTTTAGGTTGAAAAGAAaaggaatttttaaaatattttgggataCTTTCCTAATTTAATAGAGCgtacaaccttttatataagattttatgtaCACATAGCATTGTTCTATAATAGTACACATATACACGTATATACATATGATATTTAAGTGTAGAAAAATGCTAGATGTACACCTTGTAGTGTACACCTTGATTTACACCCTTACttaaaattttcctaattttcCTCATTAATTGCAAAATACCCATGATAGGTCGGGTTCAATTTTGACACCCTTAAAACCgcataattaatataaaataaaaaataatatattaattagaaGTCTTTTTGAGCAAGACAAACAATTGTAGGTTGAAAAGAAaaggaatttttaaaatattttgggataCTTTCCTAATTTAATAGAGCgtacaaccttttatataagattttatgtaCACATAGCATTGTTCTATAATAGTACACATATACACGTATATACATATGATATTTAAGTGTAGAAAAATGCTAGATGTACACCTTGTAGTGTACACCTTGGTTTACACCCTTACttaaaattttcctaattttcctcattaattgcaaaatacccatgataaaaaataaatatctagTTGATCAAGGaaagttttataattaataaggaAATGTGTAAACCAAGGTGTACACCGAGGTGTACATCTAGCATTACTCTTAAGTGTATGGCCTGGATAGATATGGGTCACTATTTCTCGATGATCaccaaataaaaccaaaataatcTCTACTCTCTAGACTCCAATCCATGAGCCAAacctttttttttcaaaatattttccaaaatgaAATCTTGTATTCTCCCATATAACGTCCAATCTTATAAATTACTAGGGATGACAAATTGACAATGGGTCGAGTATGAGTAGGATATCGTGTCTCCATCCCCATATCTATTTATTCAATTCATCCCCATACCCATATTCATACTCATCGGATATTCAATTTCATCTTCATTCTCATACCCGTCGGAGGAATTGGATATCCATACCCTATCCATATCCCCATTTATCGTATCTACTCTAtacaattatatttttttaaatttgaattatattaataaaattatacttatttactagatttttataaaaaaaatatttaagagaacaataaaaaaaatgaaacatataTGAAAATCTACAACCTaagaattatataaaaaaataaaactcctacaaaataacattagATTTATACTAATAATTTTAGTTGTTCTATCCaactaacataattcaacaaaaaaattaaattagaatttatttaatataaattaatatgtatatatatttatttatatttaataggGTATCGGGTCGGGTATGGGTAGGATATTGCTACATCCTCGATCCTCCGTCCCCATATACGAGATTCTCATACccatttatctatttatttaatcGGATCCAAAAAACGCCTCCATACTCTCTTCCATTCAGGTCGGATATTGGATATTGTTTATCAGATTCGAAAGAAATTGTCATCCCTATCAATTATTGCCAAACATTTATGGTGGGCAATTATTCAACCGTCTATAAATTGCATTAATTAATATATCCATGCTGGGCAATTATACTTCTATCTTCTAAATGAATATAATATGCATATATAACATTAATTTACGCATAACACATACATATATTTTCATTTCTTTGAATCTACATCTACAGTAGCAGAAATGGGGTTGAAGAAAATTCTTCATATGAACTCAGGAAATGATAAAACTAGCTATGCAAACAACTCGAGCTTTCAGGTTCatcctctatatatatatatatacttttatCTTACTCTTCATACACGCAGCAATTCTTGCATACTGACTTTctcttaaataacaaaatattttttaggaTTAAATATACATAGAAAAAACATACTAAAACAATGTCTTGTATTTGAAAAACTAGACCGATGGATCATATGGACCTGAGGGggatagatatatattatttatatataaatattactAGGGTTTGTCTAAAAATTTATATGATCGATGGAAGTggatggtatatatatatatatatatagatttgatATTATTAGCACCCATGATGTGCACTTTTGTGTGCACCGCTAACGTGAAATCCTTTACATCCAATAGGTGAAAGGCACATCAGCAGCACACAGATAAGTGCACATGATAGGTGCTCACCATATcaaagctatatatatatatatatatatatatatatatatatatttataatcgtAGTTACTCAAGGAatgcttaattattttatgaaatCTGCATTCGATATATAGCCTAAAATAGTACTCCAATTCGACTTTATATATGTATGATCTCATTAAATGTTGCAGAATTTTGTGATATCAAAAACATGGGATCTTGTGGATGAAGCCTTAAGAAATATAATCGAGAGTGATGGATTCTCCGGTTGCTGCATGAACATGGTCGACATGGGCTGCGCGTCAGGGCCAAATGCGCTTTGGGTAGCGTCTCACGTGATGGAGAGTATTCAAGATTTCTATAACACCGGAAACAGCGGTTTGCCAGAAATTCGGTTTTTCCTGAATGATCTTCCCGGTAACGACTTCAATAGTTTATTCAAGCTGGTGGAAGATTTCAACGAGGAAAAACGACTTGTTTGTGGATCAATTAGATCGGGGTGTTTCGTATACGGCTTGCCGGGGTCTTTCTATACTAGGTTATTTCCAACAAAGAGTCTCCACTTTGCATATTCTTCATGCAGCCTTCACTGGTTGTCTCAGGTTAAATGCGTCATCTAATTTACATTCATCtcgatatatattatatataagctGGGAAATTATATATCATTACAAATCATACTAGACatcttatatatgtatatatgtgtaGTTAAAAgaccaaaaaaaatttataggcTAATTAGAAGAATTAATGGTTTAGGGTTGACAATAAAGAGTACATGACATTTATTTATATAGGCTGCGTTTACTTAGtgagattaattatatatagataaataatactaaGACTATTCAACTAATTTCTTAGGATGTGGAATAATGATGGACAAACGATAACATGTTTACTTTGATTGATCAATTTTGTAATTGAAATTATGATTAAGTGATAAGTTACAATTTTGTCATTTGcttatattaatatattgagATGgataaatttgagatttttattgaagaatgtaaattatttttaattgaccaaaattattgaatataaatattattaattatttaaaacaaatttaatAAATTGAGTTAAAAAAAAGTGTCCCATGAATAAGGATAAAATTAATCCAATGAAATGTATTAATCATAtcttaaattattaaaatttttattcatgttttacaattttttaaaatgggaTTTTCATATTATTGTTTTTGGGAAGTAAGGATATTAATGTAAATTTTCTCACTTAGAAAGATAATTAgtaaaaatgattattttaaaattttgagcaCAAATACCCCTGAAAATACGTACAAACAAGAGATTGcgtattcaaaatttgaaaacatgggAGGTATGTGCTCAAGATTAAAAAATATAGAGAGCTAATAGATCATTTTTTTTCATAGAAGGTTTTTAGCAATCTCAATATTTCACAAGGGTACTATATGCATTTATCCCGATACTTATTTATAGAAATCTATATCTCTAGTTTAATAGAACAAGGACTCTTATCCTGGAGAGACCTAATCAAATAAGAATATCGATATCCTTTGATCGAGTACTTTGAGCTTCAACAATTCGGAAaacagaaaagaaaaaaaaatgatgatcGAGTACTTTGGGCTTCACTTGCGGCTGTACACAAGTCTTGCATGTGATCATATTAGGCAACAAAATTTCTGCAGGTTCCTCAAGGACTGGAGAGAGAGAACAAAGAAAATATATACATCGTGCTTACGAGTCCACCGGAGGTACTTGAGGCATATGCGGAGCAATATAGAAGAGACTTGTTCGCATTTCTTAGCACGAGAGGCGAGGAAA
Proteins encoded:
- the LOC140877247 gene encoding benzoate carboxyl methyltransferase-like, which codes for MNSGNDKTSYANNSSFQNFVISKTWDLVDEALRNIIESDGFSGCCMNMVDMGCASGPNALWVASHVMESIQDFYNTGNSGLPEIRFFLNDLPGNDFNSLFKLVEDFNEEKRLVCGSIRSGCFVYGLPGSFYTRLFPTKSLHFAYSSCSLHWLSQVPQGLERENKENIYIVLTSPPEVLEAYAEQYRRDLFAFLSTRGEEMVRDGRMVLTFVGRKCEDLSSRDESVHLTMLSQTLLEMVVQGLLERDDLYSFNVPIYMPCQQEVESIINHQGSFKIDKIVVFPARWDANKYADELPFDKNRSGKLVADCIRAFMEPMLVSHFGKSIDCDFLFQRYAERVGEHLAKERSSAYQMLSISLSMS